A window of the Anaerolineae bacterium genome harbors these coding sequences:
- a CDS encoding DNA primase gives MSVIEEIKSRLDIVDLISESVSLRRTGKNYIGFCPFHSNTRTPAFVVFPESGTWRCFGQCNEGGDIFAFVMKKEGVDFSQALQILAQKAGVTLKPFTPQEAAERDEHESLRALLEDAVTFYRHQLVNTESGRQALEYLRGRGLRDDTLEAFGIGYAPNRWDALLQHFTAKGADPQDLLQVGLLSEGQEGRLHDRFRHRVMIPIRDAQGRMAGFGARILDPNDVPKFLNSPQTPLFDKGRLLYGLDSARRAIREADQAVLVEGYLDVLALHQAGFTNVISPMGTALTEQQLFLLKRYTKRVVLALDADAAGEKATLRGLEVARQAMDHSQELFFDSHGLLRFEARLQADIRVATLPAGLDPDEVVQKDPQQWEQLIAAAQPIVVHVMETLAAQRDLNDPKQKNEIANQVLPLIREIPNPLERDTYLQRLARLLRVDERALLSSFATTQKTVRRPKKSQVPSPPAAPPVATPAQSLLSLEQHILGLLLRFPDLLYRLDRALQEEGLERLSSADFSSAEHQTLLRLIQESLEQDLVEPLQYVLQQLSLPLLEITDTILEKTRGLESNLSRLLDDLLRAVLQRRQRSLNQQIDYLRFALQEASENEPAVDPSFQHKMLLLTQTRFKLDKALKKVTSH, from the coding sequence ATGTCGGTAATCGAAGAAATCAAATCGCGGTTGGATATTGTCGATCTCATCTCTGAAAGTGTGAGCTTACGGCGCACAGGCAAGAACTATATTGGTTTTTGTCCTTTTCATAGCAACACGCGCACCCCAGCCTTTGTAGTTTTCCCCGAGAGCGGCACCTGGCGTTGCTTCGGGCAGTGTAACGAGGGCGGCGACATCTTTGCATTTGTGATGAAAAAAGAAGGGGTGGATTTTTCGCAGGCTTTGCAAATCCTCGCCCAAAAAGCCGGCGTAACCCTCAAGCCGTTCACGCCTCAGGAAGCTGCCGAACGCGACGAACACGAAAGCCTGCGCGCCTTACTGGAAGACGCCGTGACCTTTTACCGCCATCAGTTGGTGAACACCGAGTCTGGCAGGCAAGCCCTGGAGTATCTGCGCGGGCGAGGCTTGCGCGACGATACGCTGGAGGCTTTTGGCATCGGCTATGCCCCGAACCGTTGGGACGCCTTGCTGCAACATTTTACCGCCAAAGGGGCTGATCCGCAGGATTTGTTGCAGGTTGGATTGCTCAGCGAGGGGCAGGAGGGTCGCCTGCATGACCGCTTTCGCCACCGCGTTATGATCCCGATTCGAGATGCTCAAGGGCGCATGGCCGGTTTTGGAGCGCGCATTCTCGATCCGAACGATGTGCCGAAATTCCTGAACTCTCCCCAAACGCCGCTGTTTGACAAGGGTCGCCTGCTGTATGGACTGGATAGCGCCCGGCGAGCAATTCGGGAAGCCGATCAGGCGGTGTTGGTGGAGGGCTATCTGGATGTGCTGGCGCTGCATCAGGCGGGTTTCACCAACGTGATCTCCCCCATGGGCACCGCGCTCACCGAACAACAGCTTTTTCTGCTGAAACGCTATACCAAACGCGTGGTTCTGGCATTGGATGCCGATGCAGCCGGCGAGAAAGCCACTCTGCGCGGCCTGGAAGTCGCCCGCCAGGCAATGGACCACAGCCAGGAGCTGTTTTTCGATAGCCATGGTTTGTTGCGCTTTGAAGCGCGCCTGCAAGCCGATATCCGCGTGGCTACGCTCCCCGCCGGTCTCGACCCGGATGAAGTGGTGCAAAAAGACCCGCAACAGTGGGAGCAATTGATCGCCGCCGCCCAACCGATTGTCGTCCACGTCATGGAAACCCTGGCAGCCCAAAGAGATTTGAATGACCCCAAGCAAAAGAATGAAATTGCCAACCAGGTGTTGCCTTTGATCCGCGAAATTCCCAATCCGCTGGAGCGAGATACTTATCTCCAACGCCTTGCCCGTCTTTTGCGGGTGGATGAACGCGCCTTGCTATCCAGCTTTGCGACGACCCAGAAGACAGTCCGGCGACCAAAGAAGAGCCAGGTACCATCTCCTCCGGCGGCGCCGCCCGTTGCCACGCCCGCCCAAAGCTTGCTCAGCCTGGAGCAACATATCCTGGGTCTCTTGCTGCGCTTTCCCGACTTACTCTACCGCCTAGACCGCGCCCTGCAGGAAGAAGGTTTGGAACGCTTATCCAGCGCCGATTTCTCCTCCGCCGAACATCAAACCCTCTTGCGCCTAATTCAAGAGTCCCTCGAACAGGATCTGGTTGAACCCCTCCAGTATGTTCTTCAACAGCTCTCCTTGCCGTTGCTGGAAATCACCGATACAATTCTGGAGAAGACCAGAGGACTGGAAAGCAACCTCTCCCGATTGTTAGATGACTTATTGCGCGCTGTGCTGCAACGTCGCCAACGCAGCCTGAACCAGCAGATCGATTACCTGCGTTTTGCCCTGCAAGAGGCGTCCGAAAACGAGCCGGCTGTAGACCCGTCCTTTCAGCATAAGATGTTGCTCCTGACCCAGACGCGCTTTAAGCTCGATAAAGCGTTGAAAAAGGTCACCAGTCATTGA
- a CDS encoding putative transcriptional regulator, translating to MNKPYRLFLHLFLLALFLSGCTLPNLASFLPPLTEGLAQHSSIEMASAQQLNVTPSPTPFQPLPPTPVITPTAIPTFTPEPSATPPAPLETPLPQTTFAPAEPLENLPKRLNILLLGSDRRPGGTLFRTDTIILVSIDIQKGMVHVLSFPRDLFVYIPGWTQDRINVAWQHGGFEGLAATMQQNFGVKPTHYALINFRSFKRIVDDLGGLDVKVSQPLYDKYPGKGWITIPKGKVHMDADMALWYVRSRKTSNDFARNRRQQEVLLALFEKFISLDALSRAPEFYKAYKKAVITNLKFEDGLALLPIAAQVALDRSRIKHYFITPEMAYDYITPGGAMVLLPNETAIRKLVKQVVGGK from the coding sequence ATGAACAAACCGTATCGTCTCTTCCTCCACCTTTTTCTTTTGGCGCTCTTTCTGAGCGGCTGTACGTTGCCCAACCTTGCCTCTTTCTTGCCTCCGCTCACCGAAGGGCTGGCGCAACATTCCTCAATCGAGATGGCAAGCGCCCAACAGCTCAACGTTACCCCCAGTCCGACGCCCTTCCAGCCGTTGCCGCCGACACCGGTGATCACCCCCACTGCAATCCCGACCTTTACCCCCGAACCCAGCGCCACACCGCCAGCGCCTTTGGAAACGCCGCTGCCGCAAACCACCTTTGCGCCCGCTGAGCCGCTTGAGAACCTGCCCAAACGGTTGAATATCCTGCTGCTCGGTTCTGACCGCCGCCCGGGGGGCACCCTGTTCCGCACGGATACGATTATCCTGGTGAGCATCGACATCCAGAAAGGAATGGTTCATGTTCTGTCATTTCCGCGCGATTTGTTTGTCTATATCCCGGGCTGGACGCAGGATCGGATTAATGTTGCCTGGCAACATGGCGGCTTCGAAGGTCTGGCTGCCACAATGCAACAGAATTTCGGCGTGAAACCCACCCACTATGCCCTGATCAACTTTCGCTCCTTTAAGCGTATCGTGGATGATTTGGGCGGTCTTGATGTCAAGGTGAGCCAGCCTCTTTATGACAAATACCCCGGCAAAGGTTGGATCACGATCCCCAAAGGCAAAGTGCACATGGATGCCGATATGGCGCTGTGGTACGTGCGCTCGCGCAAGACCTCCAATGATTTTGCCCGTAATCGCCGCCAGCAAGAGGTCTTGCTGGCCCTGTTCGAGAAGTTTATCAGCCTGGATGCCCTCAGCCGCGCGCCGGAGTTTTATAAAGCCTACAAGAAGGCTGTCATCACCAATCTGAAATTCGAAGATGGCCTGGCTCTCTTGCCGATAGCAGCCCAGGTTGCCCTGGACCGCTCGCGCATCAAGCATTACTTTATCACTCCGGAGATGGCGTATGACTATATCACACCGGGTGGGGCAATGGTGCTGTTGCCCAACGAAACCGCTATCCGCAAACTGGTCAAACAGGTGGTAGGCGGCAAATGA
- a CDS encoding diguanylate cyclase/phosphodiesterase (GGDEF & EAL domains) with PAS/PAC sensor(s) yields the protein MGIESDQIKQRDWSGALQRRPFLDEAVTEFRKFQRYGRPFAFLILDIDEWQAFNQRTSPQTADAVLKQLVAALTQMLREHDRIGRLGGDEFGVLLLETDHQAALRTAERIRQDCAALIFNFEEQNYTLTLSIGGSLPRSEDTSFEKVFLRADQALQRAKQNGRNRVEID from the coding sequence ATGGGAATCGAATCGGATCAGATTAAACAAAGGGATTGGAGCGGCGCCTTACAGCGCCGCCCATTTCTGGACGAAGCCGTAACCGAGTTCCGCAAGTTTCAGCGCTATGGACGTCCGTTTGCCTTCTTGATTCTCGATATCGATGAATGGCAAGCCTTCAACCAGCGCACTTCGCCGCAAACAGCCGATGCAGTGCTGAAGCAACTCGTGGCAGCCTTGACGCAAATGCTGCGCGAGCATGATCGGATAGGGCGGCTGGGCGGCGATGAGTTCGGAGTACTGCTTCTGGAAACCGACCATCAGGCGGCCCTGCGCACGGCGGAGCGCATTCGTCAGGATTGCGCTGCGCTGATCTTCAATTTCGAGGAACAAAATTACACCCTCACCCTCAGCATCGGTGGCAGCCTGCCGCGCAGCGAGGATACCTCTTTTGAAAAAGTTTTCTTGCGCGCCGATCAGGCTCTGCAGCGGGCAAAACAAAATGGACGCAACCGCGTGGAAATCGATTGA
- a CDS encoding RNA polymerase sigma factor RpoD — MTASQTRRKKKITSELEDAARNDSLEGFFLPEKVDDLLVELEPTELEEPDQALIPLEARELEEIIAEEPLKLLEDPRLLAELGEDPVRLYLKEIGDIELLDTDQEFWLATRLDALRRLEALLPGETKAVQKTSQAYYAALLDETRTAWKRVKEDTQRLKYERPDLEQILQEARSLRQNWKLGDPSYVRSYLDNGQWGEDRRWDTLARYVFSVYVHLYLFPQTCLAELSEFVAAKKDIPTLNRLKNYPPDEEVFRQEIEEIRQAAAEAQYVLIRANLRLVVSVAKRYIGRGSAFLDLIQEGNIGLLRAVAKFDPARGYKFSTYATWWIRQSISRSIADQARTIRIPVHVFESINRLLRIQRRLLQQYGREPGYDEMALEGGFLDPKDEQIIRRCRAEGNPIPPDVRRRWQRAALKVERILQAAEEPMSLESPVGSEENSQLGDFIEDQDSIEPMDAAAREMLRESIQNALAVLSERERQVLELRFGLLDGKDHTLEEVGQYFNVTRERIRQIESKALRKLRHPTRSRHLRDYLSE, encoded by the coding sequence ATGACCGCATCTCAAACACGGAGAAAGAAAAAAATCACTTCAGAGTTAGAAGATGCAGCCAGGAACGACTCACTGGAGGGTTTTTTCCTGCCCGAAAAGGTTGACGATCTCCTGGTCGAGTTAGAGCCAACCGAACTCGAGGAGCCCGATCAGGCTCTCATTCCTTTGGAGGCCAGGGAACTCGAGGAGATCATTGCCGAGGAACCGCTCAAACTCCTGGAGGATCCACGCCTGCTTGCCGAACTGGGAGAAGACCCGGTGCGCCTTTATCTCAAGGAAATCGGCGACATTGAACTCCTTGATACTGACCAGGAGTTCTGGCTGGCAACCCGTCTGGACGCCTTGCGCCGTTTGGAAGCTCTTTTGCCCGGTGAAACCAAAGCCGTCCAAAAAACTTCCCAGGCTTACTATGCAGCGCTGCTAGACGAGACGCGCACAGCCTGGAAGCGAGTGAAGGAAGACACCCAACGCCTGAAGTATGAACGCCCTGACCTGGAGCAAATCTTGCAGGAAGCGCGTTCCCTGCGCCAGAACTGGAAGCTTGGTGATCCTTCTTATGTGCGCTCTTACCTGGATAATGGACAGTGGGGGGAAGATCGGCGTTGGGATACGCTGGCCCGCTATGTGTTCTCTGTTTACGTCCATCTCTACCTGTTTCCGCAAACCTGCCTGGCGGAGTTAAGCGAATTTGTGGCCGCCAAAAAGGACATCCCGACCCTCAATCGTTTGAAAAATTATCCACCCGATGAAGAAGTCTTTCGCCAGGAGATCGAAGAGATCCGTCAGGCGGCGGCCGAAGCGCAATATGTCCTGATTCGCGCCAACCTGCGCCTGGTGGTTTCGGTTGCCAAGCGCTATATTGGACGAGGCAGCGCTTTTCTGGACTTGATCCAGGAGGGGAATATCGGCCTGTTGCGAGCGGTGGCAAAGTTCGACCCGGCGCGCGGTTATAAGTTCAGCACCTATGCCACCTGGTGGATTCGCCAGTCAATCAGTCGTTCGATTGCCGATCAGGCGCGCACCATCCGCATCCCGGTGCACGTCTTCGAGTCGATCAATCGCTTATTGCGCATCCAGCGGCGCTTGCTACAGCAATACGGACGCGAGCCCGGCTACGACGAGATGGCTCTGGAAGGCGGCTTTCTCGACCCCAAAGACGAACAGATCATCCGCCGCTGTCGGGCAGAAGGCAATCCCATCCCTCCCGATGTGCGCCGGCGCTGGCAACGGGCAGCCCTGAAAGTCGAGCGCATTCTCCAGGCAGCCGAAGAACCGATGTCTCTGGAAAGCCCGGTCGGCAGCGAGGAGAACAGCCAGTTAGGAGATTTCATCGAAGATCAGGATTCGATTGAGCCGATGGATGCCGCCGCCCGCGAAATGCTGCGCGAGTCAATCCAGAACGCCCTGGCGGTGCTCTCCGAACGTGAGCGCCAGGTGCTGGAATTGCGCTTCGGCTTGCTGGATGGCAAAGATCACACGCTGGAAGAAGTGGGACAATACTTCAACGTCACCCGCGAGCGGATTCGCCAGATCGAGTCCAAAGCCTTGCGTAAACTCCGCCATCCCACCCGCAGCCGCCATTTGCGCGATTACCTGAGCGAGTAA